A single region of the Devosia sp. FJ2-5-3 genome encodes:
- a CDS encoding formylglycine-generating enzyme family protein: protein MLAAKCCAASPRDALVAGTVLIPGGKAEIGTDHPALPQDGEGPRRTVAIKPFRLGETAVTNAQFAAFITETGYQTEAERFGWSYVFHLFVPETLATRGVVGTEWWRAVEGAGWDRPEGPASDLEGREDHPVVHVSWNDAVAFAAWAGGRLPSEVEWEHAARGGLAGAIYPWGEDEPDDEQVMPCNIWQGQFPMRNTAADGHVGLAPARSFQPNGYGLFNMSGNCWEWAADAFRIRSLKKQARERNERAAAENHRLLKGGSYLCHKSYCYRYRIAARIGNTPDSTTGHTGFRLAFDA from the coding sequence TTGCTGGCGGCAAAGTGCTGCGCCGCCTCGCCTCGGGACGCTTTGGTGGCGGGTACGGTGCTCATTCCAGGCGGCAAGGCCGAAATCGGCACCGATCACCCCGCCTTGCCGCAGGACGGGGAAGGACCGCGTCGGACCGTCGCCATAAAGCCATTCCGGCTGGGTGAAACGGCGGTGACCAATGCACAATTCGCCGCCTTCATCACCGAAACCGGATACCAGACCGAGGCCGAGCGCTTCGGCTGGTCCTACGTGTTCCATCTTTTCGTGCCCGAGACCTTGGCGACCAGGGGCGTGGTGGGCACCGAATGGTGGCGCGCGGTAGAGGGCGCCGGATGGGACCGGCCGGAAGGGCCGGCGAGCGATCTCGAGGGGCGCGAGGACCATCCTGTCGTCCATGTGTCGTGGAACGATGCCGTCGCCTTTGCGGCATGGGCCGGCGGTCGCCTGCCCAGCGAAGTGGAATGGGAACATGCCGCGCGCGGGGGTCTTGCAGGGGCGATTTATCCCTGGGGCGAGGATGAACCCGATGACGAGCAGGTCATGCCCTGCAATATCTGGCAGGGGCAGTTTCCGATGCGCAATACGGCGGCCGATGGTCACGTCGGTCTCGCGCCGGCTCGATCCTTCCAGCCCAATGGCTATGGGCTCTTCAACATGAGCGGCAATTGCTGGGAATGGGCGGCCGATGCCTTCCGCATCCGCTCGCTCAAGAAACAGGCCAGGGAGCGCAATGAGCGCGCGGCGGCTGAAAACCATCGCCTGCTCAAGGGCGGATCCTATCTCTGCCACAAGAGCTATTGCTACCGCTACCGCATCGCGGCGCGGATCGGCAACACACCCGATTCAACCACCGGACATACCGGCTTTCGCCTGGCTTTCGACGCATGA